A portion of the Oxynema aestuarii AP17 genome contains these proteins:
- a CDS encoding RNA-guided endonuclease InsQ/TnpB family protein — MFKAYKYRIYPTHEQQATLAKSFGCCRWYWNYALNLCQETYRSTGKGRSRGDLQGLLPALKKEYPWLKEDVYSQCLQVVALNLSTAYRNFFEKRAKLPRFKSKQGRQSISYPQNVKFEGNYIKLPKVGLVRCRQHRSFEGKIKTVTLSKNPDGKYYVSVLVEGREEPPFPSTEGKAIGIDLGLTDFAITSEGSKYNNPKHFDKHARNLKRKQQKHARKRKGSNNRNKSRVKVAKIHAKISRCREDFLHKLSRKIVNENQVIVVESPLTPLNKGGTKGGIGMVRNHQLAKAISDVGWGMFCTMLKYKAESEGKVYLEVDRFFPSSKTCHVCLNQIKSLSLDVRSWTCEHCQTHHDRDINAAINLKNEGLRILELGTRSTALGGDVRRGGRTSVLSSAVPSEEGSRYCNL, encoded by the coding sequence ATGTTCAAGGCGTACAAATACCGCATCTATCCAACCCACGAGCAACAAGCGACTTTAGCCAAGAGCTTTGGTTGCTGTCGTTGGTATTGGAACTATGCGTTAAATTTGTGCCAAGAGACTTATCGATCGACCGGAAAAGGTCGATCGAGGGGTGATCTTCAGGGATTATTACCTGCCCTCAAAAAGGAATACCCTTGGCTTAAAGAAGATGTCTATTCCCAATGCTTGCAAGTCGTGGCGTTGAACTTATCGACCGCTTATCGAAACTTCTTTGAGAAACGGGCAAAATTACCCCGATTTAAATCCAAGCAGGGAAGGCAATCTATCAGTTATCCTCAAAATGTTAAGTTTGAGGGAAATTACATCAAACTGCCTAAAGTTGGGTTAGTGCGTTGTCGTCAGCATCGAAGTTTTGAGGGAAAAATCAAAACTGTAACCCTCTCCAAAAATCCAGATGGTAAATATTATGTTTCAGTTTTGGTGGAGGGTAGAGAAGAACCTCCCTTTCCCTCAACTGAAGGAAAAGCAATTGGCATTGATTTAGGGCTGACTGATTTTGCGATTACCAGTGAGGGGTCGAAATACAATAATCCCAAGCATTTTGATAAACACGCGCGAAACCTAAAAAGAAAACAGCAAAAACATGCTCGAAAAAGGAAAGGCAGCAACAACCGCAATAAATCGCGGGTAAAAGTTGCCAAGATTCACGCCAAAATAAGTCGCTGTCGTGAAGATTTTCTCCACAAGCTATCCCGTAAGATAGTGAACGAAAACCAAGTGATTGTGGTCGAATCCCCCCTAACCCCCCTTAATAAGGGGGGAACTAAAGGGGGGATAGGCATGGTTCGCAATCACCAACTCGCCAAAGCGATTAGTGATGTCGGTTGGGGGATGTTTTGTACGATGTTAAAGTACAAGGCCGAATCAGAAGGAAAAGTTTATCTAGAAGTCGATCGATTTTTTCCTTCTTCTAAAACCTGCCATGTATGCCTCAATCAAATCAAAAGCTTGTCTCTTGATGTAAGAAGTTGGACTTGCGAACATTGCCAAACCCATCATGACAGGGATATCAATGCCGCCATCAATCTCAAAAATGAAGGCTTACGGATATTAGAGTTAGGAACTCGCTCTACTGCCCTTGGAGGGGATGTAAGACGAGGTGGTAGAACTTCAGTTCTATCTAGCGCAGTCCCCAGTGAAGAGGGAAGCCGCTATTGTAATCTTTGA
- a CDS encoding TMEM165/GDT1 family protein, with protein sequence MDWQLLSLSFITVFLAELGDKSQLAAIALGGSSKHPRAVFFGTAAALLVTSLIGVLLGQGAAELLPQRAVKAIAAIGFTILAVRLLWFDSEPEEEDA encoded by the coding sequence ATGGATTGGCAATTATTAAGTTTGAGCTTTATTACCGTATTTTTAGCGGAATTAGGGGATAAAAGCCAGTTGGCGGCGATCGCCCTCGGCGGGAGTTCCAAGCATCCTCGCGCGGTCTTTTTTGGAACGGCGGCGGCGTTACTAGTGACCAGCTTAATTGGGGTATTACTCGGACAAGGAGCGGCGGAATTGCTCCCCCAACGGGCGGTTAAGGCGATCGCCGCGATCGGGTTTACCATTTTAGCCGTGCGCCTGTTATGGTTCGACAGCGAACCGGAAGAAGAAGACGCCTAG
- a CDS encoding YkgJ family cysteine cluster protein: protein MATWQCVERCGACCHLDPSDRPDLEDYLTPEELQQYLSMVGPDGWCINYDADRRKCRIYDDRPRFCRVRPDVFADLYGIEPEELDEFAIECCEQQIEGVYGDRSLELVRFRQAVGIVEG, encoded by the coding sequence GTGGCTACTTGGCAATGTGTAGAACGCTGCGGGGCTTGCTGTCATCTCGACCCGAGCGATCGCCCCGACTTAGAAGACTATTTGACTCCGGAAGAATTACAACAATATCTCAGCATGGTCGGTCCCGACGGCTGGTGTATTAACTACGACGCCGACCGCCGTAAATGCCGGATTTACGACGATCGCCCCCGGTTTTGTAGGGTTCGGCCCGATGTCTTTGCCGATCTGTACGGGATCGAACCGGAAGAGCTCGACGAGTTCGCGATCGAATGCTGCGAACAACAGATAGAAGGGGTTTACGGCGATCGCTCCCTGGAATTAGTGCGCTTCCGACAGGCGGTCGGGATCGTCGAAGGGTGA
- the trpC gene encoding indole-3-glycerol phosphate synthase TrpC — MQNIRRRPPNPPVDVKSLRYQVRVPDSQPRHILEEIVWHKETEVEQRRQTLSLVELQRQVLSAPSPRDFLGALQKAAKKPAAIAEIKKASPSKGVIREEFDPVAIARAYEKGGASCLSVLTDEKFFQGSFDYLRQVREAVELPLLCKDFLIYPYQIYLARTCGADAILLIAAVLPDADLQYFVKIANALGMTPLVEVHTIEELDRVIEIEGVRLVGVNNRNLEDFTVDLQTTAQLAQARAEQLEERGILLVSESGLHQPQDLQQVAQAGAGAVLIGEALMKQSDPGAALARLLS, encoded by the coding sequence ATGCAAAACATCCGTCGTCGTCCCCCCAATCCTCCGGTTGATGTCAAATCCCTGCGCTATCAGGTTCGCGTACCCGACAGTCAACCCCGCCATATTTTAGAAGAGATTGTCTGGCATAAAGAAACCGAAGTCGAACAACGGCGCCAAACGCTCTCGTTAGTAGAACTGCAGCGTCAAGTGTTGAGTGCTCCGTCGCCTCGGGACTTTTTAGGGGCACTCCAAAAGGCGGCGAAAAAGCCCGCCGCGATCGCCGAAATTAAGAAAGCATCCCCTTCTAAAGGCGTCATTCGCGAGGAGTTCGACCCGGTGGCGATCGCCCGCGCTTACGAAAAAGGCGGCGCCTCGTGCCTCTCCGTCCTCACCGACGAAAAGTTTTTCCAGGGCAGTTTCGACTACCTGCGTCAAGTGCGCGAAGCCGTCGAGTTGCCCCTCTTGTGCAAAGACTTTCTCATTTATCCCTATCAGATTTATCTGGCGCGGACCTGTGGCGCCGATGCGATTTTGCTGATCGCCGCCGTTCTCCCCGATGCCGACTTGCAGTATTTCGTGAAAATTGCTAACGCCCTCGGGATGACGCCCCTCGTCGAAGTTCACACAATTGAAGAACTAGACAGAGTTATAGAGATCGAGGGCGTGCGTTTAGTTGGAGTAAACAATCGTAATTTAGAAGATTTTACAGTAGACTTGCAAACCACCGCCCAACTCGCCCAAGCCCGCGCCGAACAACTCGAAGAGCGCGGCATTCTCTTAGTGAGCGAGTCGGGATTGCACCAGCCCCAAGACCTACAGCAAGTCGCCCAAGCGGGGGCGGGTGCCGTACTCATTGGCGAAGCCTTGATGAAGCAATCCGATCCCGGTGCGGCGTTAGCTCGACTGCTGAGTTAG
- the sufR gene encoding iron-sulfur cluster biosynthesis transcriptional regulator SufR, which yields MTTTQQPSTKEDILQHLLKHGRATAQDLAEILAISPQAIRRHLKDLEAEGSIAHKAVQVGMGRPQHMYELTHKGRDRFPNRYDDFAVSLLDTLAETVGEDQVTTILRKQWERKAVEYRSRLGDRPLGERVAALVELRKAEGYMAEWHAIEPNNGDKVQRYILTEHNCAISNVAESFPSVCGHELEMFAAILPDCTVERTYWMIDGEHRCGYLITPRSRG from the coding sequence ATGACGACGACGCAGCAGCCTTCGACGAAAGAAGATATCTTGCAACATTTACTCAAACACGGGCGGGCAACGGCTCAGGATTTGGCGGAGATTTTGGCGATCAGTCCCCAGGCGATCCGCCGTCATTTGAAGGATTTGGAAGCGGAGGGATCGATCGCTCACAAGGCGGTTCAGGTAGGGATGGGGCGCCCGCAGCACATGTACGAGCTGACCCACAAGGGGCGCGATCGCTTTCCCAATCGTTACGATGATTTTGCGGTATCCTTGCTCGATACGTTGGCGGAAACGGTGGGGGAGGATCAAGTCACGACGATTTTGCGAAAGCAGTGGGAACGCAAGGCGGTCGAGTATCGTTCTCGGTTGGGCGATCGCCCCTTGGGAGAACGGGTGGCGGCGTTGGTCGAATTGCGTAAAGCGGAAGGCTATATGGCGGAATGGCACGCGATCGAACCCAATAATGGGGATAAGGTGCAACGCTATATCCTGACGGAACACAACTGCGCGATTTCCAATGTGGCCGAATCGTTCCCGAGTGTATGCGGCCACGAGTTGGAAATGTTCGCCGCTATCCTCCCGGATTGTACCGTAGAGCGGACTTATTGGATGATCGACGGCGAACATCGTTGCGGATATTTAATTACGCCGCGATCGCGAGGTTGA
- a CDS encoding pyridoxal-phosphate-dependent aminotransferase family protein produces MDDKLMLMIPGPTPVPEQALLALAKHPIGHRSKPFEAVIADCTEGLKWLHQTQSDVLMLTASGTGAMEAGIINFLSAGDRVLVGTNGKFGERWAEVATAYGLNVETITAEWGTPLDPEQFREKLEADTAKEIKAVILTHSETSTGILNDLETINRHVKAHGEALIIVDAVTSLGAASVPIDAWGLDVVASGSQKGYMIPPGLGFVAVSAKAWDAYKTATLPRYYLDLGKYKKATDKNSSPFTPPVNLVFALQATLKMMRAEGLEQIFQRHDRLKRATRAAVKALGLPLFAPDECASPAITAVAPTTVEAEQIRAIVRKQFDIALAGGQDSYKGKIFRIGHLGFVCDRDVLTAIGAIEAALPQLGHENFTPGAGIAAASKVLAES; encoded by the coding sequence ATGGACGACAAGCTGATGCTCATGATTCCTGGCCCGACTCCGGTGCCAGAACAAGCATTGCTCGCTTTAGCAAAACACCCCATCGGTCACCGCAGTAAGCCCTTTGAAGCGGTGATTGCCGATTGTACCGAGGGGTTGAAATGGCTGCATCAAACCCAAAGCGACGTGTTGATGCTGACCGCCTCGGGAACGGGGGCGATGGAAGCGGGAATCATTAACTTTCTCAGTGCGGGCGATCGCGTCTTAGTCGGTACCAACGGCAAATTTGGCGAACGTTGGGCCGAAGTCGCCACCGCCTACGGTCTCAACGTCGAAACGATTACCGCCGAGTGGGGAACTCCCCTCGACCCGGAACAGTTCCGCGAAAAACTCGAAGCCGATACCGCTAAAGAAATTAAAGCGGTCATCCTCACCCACAGCGAAACCTCGACGGGGATCCTCAACGACCTCGAAACCATTAACCGCCACGTCAAAGCTCACGGCGAAGCCCTCATCATCGTCGATGCGGTGACCAGCCTCGGCGCCGCCAGCGTTCCCATCGACGCATGGGGGCTCGACGTGGTTGCCTCCGGTTCGCAAAAAGGGTACATGATTCCCCCCGGTTTGGGCTTTGTCGCCGTCAGCGCCAAAGCTTGGGACGCTTATAAAACCGCAACGTTGCCCCGCTATTACCTGGATTTAGGGAAATACAAGAAAGCGACGGATAAAAATAGCAGCCCGTTCACTCCTCCGGTGAACTTGGTTTTTGCCTTGCAGGCGACTTTGAAGATGATGCGCGCCGAAGGCTTGGAACAGATTTTCCAACGTCACGATCGCCTCAAACGCGCCACCCGCGCCGCCGTCAAAGCCCTCGGTCTGCCCTTGTTCGCCCCGGACGAGTGCGCCAGTCCCGCCATTACCGCCGTGGCGCCGACGACGGTGGAAGCGGAACAGATCCGCGCGATCGTCCGCAAGCAGTTCGACATCGCCCTCGCAGGCGGACAAGATAGCTATAAAGGGAAGATCTTCCGGATCGGTCACTTAGGCTTTGTTTGCGATCGCGACGTTCTCACGGCGATTGGGGCGATCGAAGCCGCCTTACCCCAACTCGGACACGAAAACTTTACCCCCGGCGCGGGGATTGCAGCCGCCTCTAAAGTGCTGGCCGAGTCTTAA
- a CDS encoding DUF5340 domain-containing protein yields the protein MDPIPLPSPIHYELILQLLERQTLFSLSPHSREREQVQQLIITLRKALAQQKQLEASCQRENLPIEHRWSLNEVSGSRTRAAKAEDRDPLPPI from the coding sequence ATGGATCCAATTCCCCTTCCTTCCCCAATCCACTACGAACTGATCTTGCAACTGTTAGAACGGCAAACTTTGTTTTCGCTAAGTCCTCACAGTCGAGAACGCGAGCAAGTTCAACAGCTTATTATCACCCTTCGCAAGGCTCTGGCCCAACAGAAGCAACTCGAAGCCAGTTGTCAGCGCGAGAATCTGCCGATCGAGCATCGCTGGTCTCTCAATGAGGTGAGTGGAAGCCGGACGAGAGCCGCGAAAGCTGAAGATCGCGACCCTCTCCCACCGATTTAA
- the psb30 gene encoding photosystem II reaction center protein Ycf12/Psb30, producing the protein MDFLTNLVNNLNFEAILQLTCLALVVISGPVVIFLLAARGGDL; encoded by the coding sequence ATGGATTTTTTAACGAATTTGGTCAACAACCTCAACTTTGAGGCAATCCTGCAGTTGACTTGTTTGGCTTTGGTCGTGATCTCTGGCCCAGTTGTGATCTTTTTGCTGGCGGCGCGCGGCGGCGACCTCTAA
- a CDS encoding ferredoxin-thioredoxin reductase catalytic domain-containing protein — MTLENQTQQATDKSLEAMRYFSETYAQRTETYFCADPGVTAVVIEGLARHKDELGAPLCPCRHYEDKEAEVKAAYWNCPCIPMRERKECHCMLFLTSDNDFAGDRQEISFEEIRATTDGY, encoded by the coding sequence ATGACCCTTGAGAATCAGACCCAGCAGGCCACCGACAAAAGTCTAGAGGCCATGCGGTATTTCTCCGAAACCTATGCCCAACGCACCGAAACCTACTTCTGTGCGGATCCAGGCGTCACGGCAGTTGTCATCGAAGGGCTGGCCCGCCATAAAGACGAACTCGGCGCACCCTTATGTCCTTGTCGCCATTATGAAGATAAAGAAGCGGAAGTCAAGGCCGCCTATTGGAACTGTCCGTGCATTCCCATGCGCGAACGCAAAGAATGCCACTGCATGTTATTTCTAACCTCAGACAACGACTTCGCGGGCGATCGCCAAGAGATTAGCTTCGAAGAAATTCGCGCCACAACCGACGGATATTGA
- a CDS encoding histidine phosphatase family protein, with amino-acid sequence MTRVILVRHGQSTYNIEHRIQGRLDHSTLTEVGQTTARQVATVLDGISFDAIYSSPLQRARQTAETIAAELAKRDSKAIPVQFVENLREIDLPLWEGMLRDEVQTQFAEDYRCWKQRPHELKMLVETDGETREHFPVLALREQAKAFWEDLLNRHQNGTVLVVAHNGINRCLLSIALGIDASAYHSIQQSNCGVSVLNFAGGLNDTVQLESMNLTHHVGDKFPNPRPGHRGPRLLLVRHGETEWNRNGQFQGQIDVPLNENGKAQAQKAADFLKEVEIDAAVSSSMLRPKETAEIILQHHPQIELKLHDGLREISHGLWEGKFEAEIEQEFPGMLTQWQQSPETVQMPEGENLQDVWRRAIAAWRQVVEAAEPNTTTLVVGHDAINKAILCHLFGLGPEHFWNFKQGNGAITVIDYPKGADGPPVLEASNITSHFGSGVLDKTAAGAL; translated from the coding sequence ATGACCCGCGTCATACTCGTCCGCCACGGCCAAAGTACCTACAACATCGAGCATCGCATCCAAGGACGCCTGGACCACTCCACCCTCACCGAGGTCGGACAGACCACGGCGCGTCAAGTTGCCACCGTTCTCGACGGCATTAGCTTCGACGCCATTTATAGCAGTCCGCTTCAACGCGCCCGCCAAACTGCAGAAACGATCGCCGCCGAACTCGCCAAACGCGACTCAAAAGCCATTCCCGTGCAGTTTGTCGAAAATTTACGCGAAATCGACCTGCCCTTATGGGAAGGAATGCTACGCGACGAAGTGCAAACCCAATTTGCCGAAGACTATCGCTGCTGGAAACAGCGCCCCCACGAACTCAAAATGCTCGTGGAGACCGACGGCGAAACCCGCGAACATTTCCCCGTCCTCGCCTTGCGCGAACAAGCAAAAGCCTTCTGGGAAGACTTACTAAACCGACACCAAAACGGAACCGTTCTCGTCGTCGCCCATAACGGGATCAACCGTTGCTTACTCAGTATCGCCCTCGGAATCGACGCCAGCGCCTATCACTCCATCCAGCAGTCCAACTGTGGCGTCAGCGTCTTGAACTTTGCCGGAGGGTTGAACGATACGGTTCAACTCGAATCGATGAACCTCACCCATCACGTCGGCGACAAATTCCCGAACCCGCGTCCCGGACATCGCGGACCGCGCCTCTTGCTAGTCCGTCACGGCGAAACGGAATGGAATCGCAACGGGCAGTTTCAAGGACAGATCGACGTTCCCCTCAACGAGAACGGGAAAGCTCAAGCCCAGAAAGCGGCGGACTTTCTCAAAGAGGTCGAGATCGATGCGGCGGTCAGCAGTTCGATGTTGCGACCGAAAGAAACTGCCGAAATTATCTTGCAACACCATCCCCAGATCGAACTCAAACTACACGACGGCTTGCGCGAAATCAGTCACGGCTTGTGGGAAGGCAAATTTGAGGCCGAAATCGAGCAAGAATTCCCCGGAATGTTGACCCAGTGGCAGCAGTCCCCCGAAACAGTGCAAATGCCCGAAGGCGAGAACTTGCAAGATGTGTGGCGTCGCGCGATCGCCGCCTGGCGCCAAGTCGTCGAAGCCGCCGAACCAAATACCACGACCTTAGTCGTCGGTCACGACGCGATTAATAAAGCGATTCTCTGTCACTTGTTCGGACTCGGACCGGAACATTTCTGGAATTTCAAACAAGGGAATGGCGCGATTACAGTCATTGACTATCCCAAAGGGGCCGACGGTCCGCCCGTTTTGGAGGCGAGTAATATTACCAGTCATTTCGGCAGTGGGGTGTTAGATAAGACCGCCGCCGGGGCGCTGTAG
- a CDS encoding TMEM165/GDT1 family protein translates to MIQLPLFQREDENKNESIAEIAPPSEDGRSSLAPTSPPTSTTESNAGAWAVFASTFITIFFAEFGDKTQLATLLIAAESHSPWIVFIGAGSALVATSLLGVLVGRWLARRVSPKTIEKSAGIVLLLLAASLFWDILR, encoded by the coding sequence ATGATTCAACTCCCCTTATTTCAACGGGAAGACGAGAACAAGAACGAGTCGATCGCCGAAATCGCCCCCCCCTCGGAAGATGGGCGATCGTCTCTCGCCCCAACTTCGCCCCCGACGAGCACAACTGAATCGAATGCGGGCGCCTGGGCCGTGTTTGCTTCGACTTTCATCACCATCTTTTTTGCCGAATTTGGCGATAAAACTCAATTAGCGACGTTATTAATTGCCGCCGAATCTCACTCGCCTTGGATCGTCTTTATCGGCGCGGGTTCGGCGTTAGTCGCGACCAGTTTATTAGGGGTTTTAGTCGGGCGCTGGTTGGCGCGTCGGGTCTCTCCGAAAACGATCGAAAAGTCTGCCGGAATCGTGTTGTTATTGCTGGCAGCTTCCCTATTTTGGGATATCTTACGCTAA
- the lpdA gene encoding dihydrolipoyl dehydrogenase, which translates to MSQEFDYDLLIIGAGVGGHGAAVHAVGCGLKTAIVEAGDMGGTCVNRGCIPSKALLAASGRVRELRDAHHLQTLGIQLGGVNFDRAAIAEHANNTVSKLRGDLTKSLQRLGVDTIEGWAKLAGLNKVKIETAKDQKIVTAKDIILAPGSVPWVPPGIVVDGKTVFTSDQAVRLESLPQWVAIIGSGYIGLEFADIYTALGSEITLIEALDQLMPTFDPDIAKQAQRVLIGPRDIETRVGQLAMKVTPGSPVVIELADAKTKKVTEILEVDACLVATGRIPATKDLGLESVGVETDRRGFLPVDDRLHLMAGENALGNIWAIGDATGKMMLAHTASAQGIAVVETICGRDRVVNYRSIPAAAFTHPEISFVGLTEPAAKELGQAEGFEVASVRTYFKGNSKAIAEGETDGLAKVIYRKDNGEILGVHIFGYHAADLIQEAANAISTGQSVHELAFSVHTHPTLSEVLDEAYKRAAMTH; encoded by the coding sequence GTGAGTCAGGAATTTGATTACGATTTACTCATTATCGGAGCCGGAGTAGGCGGTCACGGTGCTGCCGTTCATGCCGTCGGTTGCGGTCTGAAAACCGCCATTGTCGAAGCCGGGGATATGGGCGGAACTTGTGTCAATCGCGGTTGCATCCCTTCAAAAGCACTGTTGGCGGCATCCGGTCGGGTGCGCGAGTTGCGCGACGCCCATCACTTGCAAACTCTGGGAATTCAACTCGGGGGCGTCAACTTCGATCGCGCGGCGATCGCCGAACACGCCAACAACACCGTATCGAAACTACGCGGCGATTTAACCAAAAGCTTGCAACGTCTCGGCGTCGATACTATCGAAGGCTGGGCCAAGCTGGCGGGCCTCAACAAAGTCAAGATCGAAACCGCCAAAGACCAAAAAATTGTTACTGCTAAAGATATTATTCTCGCCCCCGGTTCGGTACCGTGGGTACCCCCCGGAATTGTCGTAGACGGCAAAACCGTATTTACCAGCGACCAGGCGGTTCGCCTCGAAAGTCTGCCCCAGTGGGTCGCCATTATTGGCAGTGGCTATATCGGTTTGGAATTTGCCGATATTTACACCGCGTTAGGGTCGGAAATTACCCTGATCGAAGCCCTCGATCAATTGATGCCCACTTTCGATCCGGATATTGCCAAACAAGCGCAACGGGTCTTAATCGGTCCGCGCGATATCGAAACCCGGGTGGGTCAGTTGGCGATGAAGGTCACCCCCGGATCCCCCGTGGTCATTGAATTGGCGGATGCCAAAACTAAAAAAGTTACGGAAATTCTCGAAGTCGATGCCTGTTTGGTCGCTACGGGACGGATTCCGGCGACGAAAGACCTCGGGTTAGAATCGGTGGGGGTCGAAACCGATCGCCGGGGATTCCTGCCCGTAGACGATCGCCTCCACCTGATGGCGGGAGAGAATGCTTTGGGCAATATTTGGGCGATCGGCGATGCGACAGGCAAAATGATGTTAGCTCACACTGCCTCAGCTCAGGGAATTGCAGTGGTGGAAACTATTTGCGGGCGCGATCGCGTCGTCAACTATCGCAGCATCCCGGCGGCGGCGTTTACCCATCCCGAAATCAGTTTTGTGGGGTTGACGGAACCCGCCGCGAAAGAATTGGGTCAAGCAGAAGGATTCGAGGTCGCCTCGGTCAGAACCTATTTCAAAGGCAACTCGAAGGCGATCGCCGAAGGAGAAACCGACGGTCTGGCCAAAGTTATTTATCGTAAAGATAACGGCGAAATCCTCGGCGTTCACATCTTCGGCTATCACGCGGCAGATTTGATTCAAGAAGCCGCCAACGCGATTTCCACAGGTCAATCGGTCCACGAGTTAGCATTCTCGGTGCATACCCATCCCACGCTTTCGGAAGTCCTCGACGAAGCCTATAAGCGTGCAGCTATGACCCATTAG
- a CDS encoding dihydroorotase, translating into MSTSQLIQQVRILDPVTERDQIADIWIVDGVIRAVDGQLSEAVGSDTDRIDGRGSILGPGLVDLYSHSGEPGFEERETLASLQQAAWAGGFTRVAVLPDTVPVLDNPAGLSFVRRRVEEGKVEGNQPQLGFWGALTLGGKGEQMSELAELAAAGIVGFADDRPVEHLGLLRRILEYIGPLGKPVALWPCRRDLAGNGVAREGSASVRLGLPGHPAIAETSALSALLELVEAIATPVHIMRVSTARSVELIAHAKGRGVPVTASTSWMHLLLDTEALASYDPSLRLDPPLGNPGDRRALIQGIDDGTIDAIAIDHRGYTYEEKTVAFSEAPAGAIGLELALPLLWQEFVATEKLSPLTLWKALSLAPARCLQQEFRAIAPGEPAELTLFDPQTTWTADGRSLRSLSHNTPWLGQTITGRVARSWLKKYDGHYIPYIK; encoded by the coding sequence ATGAGTACGAGTCAACTGATTCAACAGGTCCGCATTCTCGACCCGGTGACCGAACGAGACCAGATCGCCGATATCTGGATCGTCGATGGCGTCATTCGCGCCGTAGACGGCCAATTATCGGAAGCCGTCGGCAGCGATACAGACCGGATCGACGGTCGCGGTTCGATCCTCGGTCCGGGGTTGGTGGATTTGTACAGCCATAGCGGCGAACCGGGGTTTGAGGAACGCGAAACCCTCGCCTCTCTCCAGCAAGCGGCGTGGGCCGGGGGATTTACTCGGGTGGCAGTTTTGCCGGATACGGTTCCGGTTCTGGATAACCCGGCGGGGTTGTCGTTCGTGCGCCGTCGGGTCGAGGAGGGGAAGGTAGAAGGAAATCAGCCGCAACTGGGGTTCTGGGGGGCGCTGACCCTAGGTGGGAAGGGCGAACAGATGAGCGAGTTGGCCGAGTTGGCGGCGGCGGGGATTGTCGGCTTTGCGGACGATCGCCCGGTGGAGCATTTGGGACTGTTGCGCCGGATTTTAGAATATATCGGCCCGTTGGGTAAACCCGTGGCTTTGTGGCCCTGTCGCCGGGATTTGGCGGGTAATGGGGTGGCGCGCGAGGGGTCGGCGTCGGTGCGCTTGGGTCTGCCGGGACATCCGGCGATCGCGGAAACCTCGGCCCTGTCGGCGTTGTTGGAACTGGTGGAGGCGATCGCCACTCCGGTGCATATCATGCGCGTTTCTACCGCCCGCAGTGTCGAATTAATCGCCCACGCCAAGGGGCGCGGGGTTCCGGTGACGGCGAGTACGTCTTGGATGCACTTGCTTTTGGATACGGAAGCCCTGGCGAGTTACGATCCATCTCTGCGTTTGGATCCGCCCCTGGGCAATCCGGGCGATCGCCGCGCCTTAATTCAAGGGATCGACGACGGCACGATCGACGCGATCGCCATCGACCATCGGGGTTATACTTACGAAGAAAAAACGGTCGCCTTTTCCGAGGCCCCGGCGGGGGCGATCGGTCTGGAGTTGGCGTTACCGTTATTGTGGCAGGAGTTCGTCGCTACGGAAAAACTTTCGCCCCTGACCTTGTGGAAGGCATTGAGTCTCGCCCCCGCGCGCTGTTTGCAGCAAGAGTTCCGGGCGATCGCCCCGGGAGAACCCGCCGAGTTGACCTTATTCGATCCGCAAACAACTTGGACCGCCGACGGGCGATCGCTCCGCTCGCTTTCTCACAATACTCCCTGGCTCGGACAAACGATAACGGGTCGGGTGGCGCGATCGTGGCTCAAAAAATACGATGGACACTATATACCTTACATAAAGTAA